A single region of the Thermodesulfatator indicus DSM 15286 genome encodes:
- the rfbA gene encoding glucose-1-phosphate thymidylyltransferase RfbA, translating to MKAIILAGGSGTRLYPVTLAINKHFLPIYNKPMIYYPLSLVMLLGIRDILFIVKPEDLADFQKLLKNGSHLGINIQYQIQKKPNGLAEGLVLAEDFIGDDNICYMLGDNIFFGHDLVKIMDEARQEIEKNGGAYVFGYYVKDPERFGIVELDDQGNVISLEEKPKKPKSNFAVVGMYFYDNEALEIAKNVKPSDRGELEITSVNEEYLRRGKLKVKLLGRGFAWFDAGTHDSFLEAGEFVATIEKRTGLMIGCIEEIAFRNGWITREQLLELTKPLRKTEYGRYLCEIVKSEE from the coding sequence ATGAAAGCCATAATCCTCGCAGGTGGTAGTGGAACAAGGCTTTATCCGGTCACGTTAGCTATCAATAAGCATTTTCTTCCTATCTACAATAAGCCTATGATTTATTATCCTCTGTCATTGGTTATGCTTCTTGGAATAAGAGATATCCTCTTTATCGTAAAGCCAGAAGATCTAGCCGACTTCCAAAAGCTCCTTAAAAATGGCTCGCATCTGGGAATAAATATTCAGTATCAAATTCAAAAAAAGCCAAATGGACTGGCGGAAGGATTGGTTTTAGCAGAAGATTTTATCGGCGACGATAATATTTGCTACATGTTGGGAGACAATATCTTCTTTGGTCATGATTTGGTGAAAATCATGGATGAAGCTCGACAGGAAATTGAAAAGAATGGCGGGGCCTATGTGTTTGGCTACTATGTAAAAGACCCAGAAAGGTTTGGAATTGTAGAACTTGATGACCAGGGAAATGTAATCTCCCTTGAAGAAAAGCCCAAAAAGCCAAAGTCAAACTTTGCCGTAGTGGGCATGTATTTTTACGACAACGAGGCCCTGGAAATTGCCAAGAACGTGAAGCCCTCCGATAGAGGCGAGCTTGAAATCACAAGCGTAAACGAGGAATATCTAAGGCGTGGGAAGCTCAAAGTGAAGCTTCTTGGAAGAGGCTTTGCCTGGTTTGATGCTGGAACGCATGACAGCTTCCTTGAAGCGGGAGAGTTTGTGGCTACTATTGAAAAAAGAACCGGACTTATGATTGGGTGTATTGAGGAGATTGCCTTCCGCAATGGCTGGATTACACGGGAACAGCTCTTAGAACTCACCAAACCTCTTCGGAAGACGGAGTATGGGAGGTATTTGTGTGAAATAGTGAAGAGTGAAGAGTGA
- the rfbB gene encoding dTDP-glucose 4,6-dehydratase encodes MKILVTGGAGFIGSEFVRQAVKNGYEVVVIDKLTYAGDIERIKSVWDNIHFYKGDIANLELMEIIFSIEKPDVVVHWAAESHVDRSILDAAPFMETNVKGTQVLLDVSKKFNVKLFINIATDEIYGELGEEGKFTEETPLNPNSPYSVSKASADMLGRAYYRTYGLPVITVRPSNNYGPWQYPEKLIPVVILKALNNEPIPVYGRGQNIREWLYVSDCAEAVFEIIAKGKPGEIYNVGSGEERRNIEVVKAILSLLNKSEDLISFVKDRPGHDFRYALDVSKIEREIGWKAKVKFDEGIEKTVRWYLDNLDWVQEKVKFLKSYWEKVYGKY; translated from the coding sequence ATGAAGATTTTGGTGACTGGTGGCGCGGGGTTTATAGGGAGTGAGTTTGTAAGGCAGGCTGTTAAAAATGGCTATGAAGTTGTGGTGATAGATAAATTAACTTATGCAGGTGACATAGAAAGAATAAAAAGCGTTTGGGATAATATTCATTTTTATAAGGGAGATATAGCAAATTTAGAGTTAATGGAAATTATCTTTTCTATAGAAAAACCAGATGTTGTTGTTCACTGGGCGGCAGAAAGCCATGTGGACAGAAGCATTCTTGATGCTGCTCCTTTTATGGAAACTAATGTAAAGGGCACTCAAGTATTGCTTGATGTTTCAAAGAAATTTAATGTGAAGCTTTTTATTAATATTGCTACAGATGAGATATATGGAGAGCTTGGGGAAGAGGGAAAATTTACGGAGGAGACTCCTTTAAATCCCAATTCTCCGTATTCTGTAAGTAAAGCCTCGGCAGATATGCTTGGTAGGGCTTATTATCGGACTTATGGTTTACCTGTAATTACAGTTAGGCCTTCAAACAATTATGGCCCCTGGCAGTATCCAGAAAAGCTGATCCCTGTTGTTATACTGAAAGCTTTAAATAATGAGCCTATACCTGTTTATGGGAGGGGACAAAACATAAGGGAATGGCTTTATGTAAGTGATTGTGCAGAAGCTGTTTTTGAGATTATAGCAAAGGGAAAACCCGGAGAGATTTACAATGTGGGAAGCGGAGAGGAAAGGAGAAATATAGAAGTAGTAAAAGCAATTTTAAGCCTTTTAAACAAATCGGAAGATTTAATAAGTTTTGTAAAAGATAGACCTGGGCATGATTTTAGATATGCCTTGGATGTATCAAAAATAGAAAGAGAAATTGGCTGGAAAGCCAAGGTAAAGTTTGATGAAGGAATAGAGAAAACAGTAAGGTGGTATTTAGATAATTTGGACTGGGTGCAAGAGAAAGTAAAATTTTTAAAGAGCTATTGGGAAAAAGTTTACGGAAAATATTAA
- a CDS encoding type II toxin-antitoxin system VapC family toxin — MITAVDTNILIDILEPDPVYGLLSKEALKRCLLEGIAVACEVVWAEVAVAYSHARDELVNTLKEIGIQFSPMSFEASLMAARCWSEYIKRSNKKRRIAADFLIGGHALVQCDRLLTRDKGFYRSYFKDLNVISP, encoded by the coding sequence ATGATAACAGCTGTTGATACCAACATTCTTATAGACATTCTTGAGCCAGATCCAGTTTATGGTCTCCTTTCTAAGGAAGCTTTAAAAAGATGTTTACTTGAGGGAATAGCAGTTGCTTGTGAAGTAGTATGGGCCGAAGTTGCCGTAGCTTATTCTCATGCTCGAGATGAACTTGTTAACACTCTTAAAGAAATAGGAATTCAGTTTTCTCCGATGAGCTTTGAAGCTTCTCTTATGGCAGCTAGATGCTGGTCTGAGTATATAAAACGGAGCAATAAAAAAAGACGGATTGCAGCTGATTTTTTGATAGGTGGCCATGCTCTGGTACAATGTGATCGACTTTTAACTAGAGATAAAGGATTTTACCGCAGTTATTTTAAGGATCTTAATGTCATATCACCTTAA
- the rfbC gene encoding dTDP-4-dehydrorhamnose 3,5-epimerase → MPFEFIKTEIPEVIIVKPKVFGDERGFFMETYKKSDFERAGIDTDFVQDNHSKSIKNVLRGLHFQIEPKAQGKLVRCIRGKIFDVAVDIRKGSPSFGKWVGVELSEENKLMLWIPKGFAHGFLTISEEAEIIYKVSGSEYSPEHDRSIRWNDPDIGINWPLKEEPILSEKDRKASFLVEWLGG, encoded by the coding sequence ATGCCCTTCGAATTCATAAAAACGGAAATCCCAGAGGTGATCATCGTAAAACCGAAAGTGTTCGGTGACGAAAGAGGTTTTTTCATGGAAACCTATAAAAAGTCTGATTTTGAAAGGGCCGGAATTGATACGGATTTTGTCCAAGATAATCATTCAAAATCTATAAAGAATGTGCTACGAGGACTACACTTTCAGATCGAGCCTAAAGCTCAAGGAAAGCTTGTAAGATGCATAAGGGGAAAAATTTTTGACGTGGCTGTTGATATAAGAAAAGGAAGTCCAAGTTTTGGAAAGTGGGTAGGAGTAGAACTTTCCGAAGAAAACAAACTAATGCTTTGGATACCTAAGGGATTTGCTCATGGTTTTCTGACCATTTCTGAGGAAGCAGAGATTATTTATAAGGTTTCAGGTAGTGAATATTCGCCGGAACATGACAGAAGTATCAGGTGGAATGACCCTGATATAGGTATAAACTGGCCTTTGAAGGAAGAACCTATTCTTTCGGAAAAGGATAGAAAGGCGTCGTTTTTGGTTGAGTGGTTGGGTGGTTGA
- a CDS encoding AbrB/MazE/SpoVT family DNA-binding domain-containing protein, which translates to MKSTVTKRGQTVVPAPLRKKYRIERGTTLLWIDTGENIRVVPLPEDPLKALRGIAKGENLGKKLLRERKRDEIRE; encoded by the coding sequence ATGAAAAGTACGGTTACAAAAAGAGGGCAAACGGTAGTGCCTGCTCCTCTCAGGAAAAAGTACAGGATAGAAAGGGGGACTACTTTGCTATGGATAGACACCGGAGAGAACATTAGGGTGGTGCCTCTTCCTGAAGATCCCCTGAAGGCTTTAAGGGGGATAGCAAAGGGAGAGAATCTGGGAAAGAAATTGCTCCGAGAAAGGAAAAGAGATGAGATCCGAGAATAA
- a CDS encoding ATP-binding protein yields the protein MKKKLPVGIQSFENIRTENYYYVDKTRFVKKLVDEGKYYFLSRPRRFGKSLFLDTLRQAFLAKKELFEGLYLEDNWDWSIKYPVIYISFGSGVIREKEILQKKINYILDDHAQFYDVCLTKNIIPDKANELFQKLADKCGQKVVVLIDEYDKPILDNINKTETATEIREELKNFYSVLKDADPYLKFVFITGVTKFSKVSLFSGLNNLEDITISPSFATICGYTQSEFEKTFADRLEGVDLDEVRRWYNGYSWLGEPVYNPFDILLFLKEKIFRPYWFETGTPTFLIKLLFEKRYCLPDLENLEAGEELIESFEVENIKLETLLFQTGYLTIAEKIELLPGEAVYKLKYPNIEVKKALADHVLNYIFEDISTKTHNKTKLARILISGDVPLLLEVFKAIFAGIPHDWYRKTELHRYEGFYASVFYAYFAALGLDVRVEDSTSKGRLDMAVRFEDRCYLFEFKVVEIEPEGRALEQLKAKKYHEKYLTGCGKIYLIGIEFSQKERNIVGFEWEEIL from the coding sequence ATGAAGAAAAAACTTCCTGTAGGCATTCAGAGTTTTGAGAATATTCGCACGGAAAATTATTACTATGTTGACAAAACCCGGTTTGTTAAAAAACTGGTTGACGAAGGAAAATATTATTTTCTTTCTCGTCCGCGGCGTTTTGGTAAAAGCCTATTTCTTGACACCTTACGCCAGGCCTTTTTAGCCAAAAAAGAACTTTTTGAGGGCCTTTACTTAGAGGATAATTGGGATTGGAGCATTAAATATCCGGTTATTTACATTTCGTTTGGTAGCGGAGTTATCAGAGAAAAGGAAATTCTCCAGAAAAAGATAAATTATATTTTAGATGATCATGCCCAGTTTTACGATGTTTGTTTGACTAAAAATATTATTCCAGATAAAGCCAATGAACTCTTCCAAAAGCTGGCTGATAAATGCGGTCAAAAAGTAGTAGTTCTCATAGACGAATACGACAAACCAATCCTTGACAATATAAACAAAACAGAAACTGCTACCGAAATACGCGAGGAACTTAAAAACTTCTACTCGGTCTTAAAAGACGCTGACCCGTATCTTAAGTTCGTTTTCATCACCGGTGTTACCAAATTTAGTAAAGTTTCTCTCTTCTCTGGTCTGAACAACCTTGAAGACATAACCATCTCGCCATCTTTTGCCACTATTTGTGGTTACACGCAAAGCGAATTTGAAAAAACTTTTGCCGATCGTCTTGAAGGGGTTGATTTAGACGAAGTCCGCCGCTGGTATAATGGCTACTCCTGGCTAGGAGAGCCCGTTTATAACCCTTTTGATATTTTGCTTTTTCTGAAGGAAAAAATCTTCAGGCCCTACTGGTTTGAGACCGGCACGCCCACTTTTCTCATCAAGCTCCTATTTGAAAAACGCTACTGCCTGCCTGACCTGGAGAACCTTGAAGCGGGAGAAGAACTCATTGAAAGCTTTGAAGTTGAAAACATAAAACTTGAGACCCTTCTTTTTCAAACCGGTTATCTCACTATAGCCGAAAAAATAGAGCTTCTTCCCGGCGAAGCAGTTTACAAACTCAAGTATCCGAACATAGAGGTTAAAAAAGCCCTGGCAGACCATGTGCTAAACTATATATTTGAAGACATTTCCACCAAAACGCATAACAAAACTAAACTTGCCAGAATTCTCATAAGTGGCGATGTTCCTTTGCTGCTGGAAGTTTTTAAGGCCATTTTTGCGGGCATACCACATGACTGGTATCGTAAGACGGAGTTGCATCGCTACGAAGGATTTTACGCCAGTGTGTTTTACGCCTACTTTGCGGCCTTGGGCTTAGATGTAAGAGTAGAAGATTCTACGAGTAAAGGCCGGCTAGATATGGCGGTAAGATTTGAGGATAGGTGTTATTTGTTTGAATTTAAGGTGGTGGAGATAGAGCCGGAGGGAAGAGCCCTTGAGCAACTAAAAGCCAAGAAGTATCACGAAAAGTATCTTACAGGGTGCGGGAAGATTTATCTTATAGGGATTGAGTTCAGCCAAAAAGAACGCAATATAGTAGGCTTTGAGTGGGAAGAGATTTTATGA
- the rfbD gene encoding dTDP-4-dehydrorhamnose reductase has translation MKVLILGKRGQLGSTFGNVLREQSKYKCLFLSREECDIGNLTRVLEVFKEFRPDVVINCAAYNLVDRAEEFPWEAMRVNFGGVCNLVYACRTYNSFLVHYSTDYVFDGEKEGLYTEEDDTNPLNNYGKSKLYGENFIRDNLENYLIFRTSWVYGEGKQNFLYKLMQWAEKQEYLRIACDEFSVPTSTRTIVEVTLKALDTGLKGLYHLVNSGYASRYEWAKAFFKIKGIKKFIYPASQADFDLPAKRPRFSAMSNSRICKKLNIEIADWREELVEWLGC, from the coding sequence ATGAAAGTACTAATTTTAGGAAAAAGAGGGCAGCTTGGAAGCACATTTGGAAATGTCTTAAGAGAGCAGTCTAAGTATAAGTGTTTGTTTTTATCCCGAGAAGAATGCGACATAGGAAATTTAACTAGAGTTTTAGAAGTTTTTAAAGAATTTAGGCCAGATGTGGTTATAAATTGTGCGGCTTATAATCTTGTGGATAGGGCTGAAGAGTTTCCCTGGGAGGCAATGAGGGTTAATTTTGGAGGAGTATGCAATCTTGTTTATGCCTGCAGAACATATAATAGTTTTTTAGTCCATTATTCTACAGATTATGTTTTTGATGGAGAAAAAGAGGGTCTTTATACTGAAGAAGATGATACAAATCCCTTGAATAACTACGGAAAAAGCAAGCTTTATGGAGAGAATTTTATAAGAGATAATCTTGAGAATTATTTAATTTTTCGTACAAGCTGGGTGTATGGAGAGGGAAAGCAAAATTTTCTTTACAAGCTTATGCAGTGGGCAGAAAAACAGGAGTATTTAAGAATTGCCTGTGATGAGTTTTCAGTGCCTACATCAACGAGAACCATAGTTGAGGTAACTTTAAAAGCTCTTGATACAGGATTAAAAGGGCTTTATCACCTTGTAAACTCCGGATATGCTTCCCGTTATGAGTGGGCGAAAGCGTTTTTCAAGATTAAAGGGATAAAAAAGTTTATTTATCCAGCCTCTCAGGCAGATTTTGATTTACCAGCCAAAAGACCACGTTTTTCTGCTATGAGTAATTCTAGGATCTGCAAAAAGTTAAATATAGAGATAGCTGATTGGAGGGAGGAGTTGGTTGAGTGGTTGGGTTGTTGA
- a CDS encoding 50S ribosomal protein L35, giving the protein MSIEKVNEKVALNISRNWYICRNEDVSLFANLSLGRILQIYIYEKFYPQANSVANTRNLKNMIKRLGYEWHLRFFHSKALSFKNQKKKQNCDVLLIYDVNNKPMIKNLNLVAQELLKRKISVAAVTIDANIKKQISENLSIYFLSEFYTISMEKNIYKKARSIRKQIKQYKDCLISNFKKSAKLPDKFIEQILKFFDKQVTQTVREIVSARAFLKELSPKIIVSSTDAHKISRMLFLLAQQEGIKTFVIQHGAPIWEYAYVPVTANKIFVWGEESKNWFLERGTPSEKIIVTGCPRYDTLSFVVDNLNMNKIEQFLKSCPNICLFTNPIDLSINFRIIKSFLSLPGHFFKNVFLKIHPSEDMNFYKGILKKFPCGKKVKIIHSVGIPEELRPGDIAIVGNSTVGIEAIAKGLILVNLELRGFPNPIPYQRYDVGIFADEDCLVEAVKSAFKRRCSISTYMQYLDKCKNFLENYLYSLDGKATCRIVDFLEKIFKSEVG; this is encoded by the coding sequence ATGAGTATAGAGAAAGTAAATGAAAAAGTAGCTCTTAATATATCTCGCAATTGGTATATATGTCGAAACGAGGATGTATCGTTATTTGCGAATTTATCCTTAGGTCGCATACTTCAAATTTACATTTACGAAAAATTTTATCCGCAAGCAAATTCAGTTGCTAATACAAGAAATTTAAAAAACATGATAAAACGTTTAGGATACGAATGGCACCTTAGATTTTTTCACTCCAAAGCTCTTTCTTTCAAGAATCAAAAAAAGAAACAGAATTGCGATGTTTTACTGATTTACGACGTAAACAATAAACCGATGATTAAAAATTTAAATCTTGTGGCGCAGGAATTATTAAAGAGAAAGATTTCCGTAGCAGCAGTAACAATAGACGCAAACATTAAGAAACAGATCTCGGAAAATTTATCCATATATTTTTTGAGTGAATTTTATACCATTTCTATGGAAAAGAACATATATAAGAAGGCAAGATCAATTAGAAAGCAGATTAAACAATATAAAGATTGTTTAATTTCCAATTTCAAGAAATCCGCTAAGTTACCCGACAAGTTTATCGAACAGATACTGAAATTCTTTGATAAACAAGTAACACAAACTGTAAGAGAAATTGTATCAGCAAGAGCTTTCTTGAAGGAACTTTCTCCGAAAATTATTGTAAGTTCTACTGATGCTCACAAAATTTCAAGGATGTTGTTTTTACTTGCCCAGCAGGAAGGAATAAAAACGTTTGTAATACAACATGGGGCACCTATATGGGAATATGCTTACGTTCCTGTAACTGCTAACAAAATCTTCGTATGGGGAGAAGAATCTAAAAACTGGTTTTTGGAAAGAGGTACACCATCTGAAAAAATTATTGTAACAGGATGTCCAAGATATGATACTTTATCGTTTGTTGTAGACAATTTGAATATGAATAAAATTGAGCAATTTTTAAAATCTTGCCCTAATATTTGTCTTTTTACAAATCCTATTGATTTGTCTATTAATTTCAGAATTATAAAATCTTTTTTGTCTTTACCTGGACATTTTTTTAAAAATGTATTTCTCAAGATACATCCATCTGAAGATATGAATTTTTATAAAGGAATTTTGAAAAAATTTCCTTGTGGCAAGAAAGTTAAAATTATTCATTCTGTTGGAATACCTGAAGAGTTGAGACCTGGGGATATTGCTATTGTAGGCAATTCAACAGTTGGGATAGAAGCTATCGCAAAGGGATTAATTTTAGTTAATTTAGAGCTAAGAGGCTTTCCTAATCCTATTCCATATCAAAGGTATGATGTTGGTATTTTTGCAGACGAAGATTGTTTGGTAGAAGCTGTCAAATCTGCTTTTAAAAGAAGATGTTCTATTAGTACATATATGCAGTATTTGGATAAATGTAAAAACTTTCTTGAAAATTATCTCTATAGTTTGGATGGGAAAGCGACATGTAGAATAGTTGATTTTCTTGAGAAAATTTTTAAATCGGAGGTAGGTTAG
- a CDS encoding PIN domain-containing protein, translating into MRSENNTLFLLDTSAWLAYMEDEEGADRVEEILKTGRILMPFMVLLEIYYISYREKGEEIANRRYALLKSLDFEFLWNLDEAILLTAGRFKALHRLSLADAIIAAIAKIRGAILVHKDPEYEALGQEVDQECPIRKLKRRICF; encoded by the coding sequence ATGAGATCCGAGAATAATACCTTATTTCTTTTGGATACCTCGGCCTGGTTAGCTTATATGGAAGATGAAGAGGGAGCGGATAGAGTTGAGGAAATACTTAAGACCGGGCGGATTTTAATGCCTTTTATGGTTCTATTAGAAATCTATTACATTTCTTATCGAGAGAAAGGGGAGGAGATAGCCAATCGAAGATATGCGCTTTTGAAAAGTTTAGACTTTGAATTTCTATGGAATCTTGACGAAGCTATTTTGCTTACGGCAGGAAGGTTTAAAGCACTACATCGTCTCTCGTTAGCAGATGCTATTATAGCGGCCATAGCAAAGATAAGAGGCGCCATACTGGTCCATAAAGATCCCGAATATGAAGCACTTGGGCAGGAAGTAGATCAAGAATGCCCTATAAGAAAGCTTAAAAGGAGGATTTGTTTTTGA
- a CDS encoding ATP-binding protein, whose product MTKNKILKRDIIDNLLKNISNDYILIIVGARQTGKTSVLLYLQNLLGKKEAVSYLSLEDPTLLSLLNEHPHDLFDIIGPVTERHIVLIDEIQYLKDPSNFLKYHYDFNRDKLKLIVTGSSAFYIDQKFKDSLAGRKRIFLLKPLSLKEVLYFKSIKIPNLHINRDEYISYPLLYRDKIAGTIKEMLIYGSYPAVVLENNSEEKRTILYELVSSYTKKDILESGLTSQEEYFLFLKILASQIGSLVNLSEIASTLRISRYKIDKFVSIALKCFHLYRIRPFFKNVRKELSKTPKFYFFDCGLRNALLNNFELLNTRQDTGQLFENFVFNFLGDLFGYENIQFWRTKDKNEIDFIVEQKRAVEAKYSDSSIKLGRYRYFLEKYNLPLHFLIFKRSSTSRLDKDPRLKFIFFT is encoded by the coding sequence ATGACCAAAAATAAAATACTCAAGCGAGATATAATAGACAATCTGCTAAAAAATATTTCCAACGATTATATCCTGATAATAGTTGGAGCCAGGCAAACTGGCAAAACTTCTGTCCTTCTATATCTACAGAATCTACTCGGTAAAAAAGAAGCTGTTTCTTATCTTTCTCTAGAAGATCCGACTTTGCTATCACTTCTCAATGAACATCCCCATGATTTGTTTGACATAATTGGCCCAGTCACTGAAAGACATATTGTTTTAATTGATGAAATCCAATATCTAAAAGATCCTTCAAATTTTTTAAAGTATCATTACGATTTTAATCGCGATAAACTCAAACTTATCGTAACAGGCTCTTCTGCTTTTTATATTGACCAAAAATTCAAAGATTCCCTAGCTGGTAGAAAAAGAATTTTCTTATTAAAACCACTGAGCTTAAAAGAAGTTCTTTACTTTAAAAGTATAAAAATTCCCAATTTACACATAAATAGAGATGAATATATTTCTTATCCTTTACTATATAGAGATAAAATAGCCGGCACCATAAAAGAAATGCTGATATATGGTTCATATCCAGCAGTTGTTCTTGAAAATAACAGTGAAGAAAAGAGAACAATCCTTTACGAACTTGTTAGCTCTTATACTAAAAAAGATATACTGGAAAGTGGTCTTACTTCTCAAGAGGAATATTTTTTATTTTTGAAAATTTTGGCCTCACAAATAGGAAGCTTAGTTAATTTGTCAGAGATAGCCTCTACTCTAAGGATATCCCGTTACAAGATAGATAAATTTGTTTCCATTGCTTTAAAATGTTTTCATCTTTATCGTATTCGTCCTTTTTTTAAAAATGTTCGCAAAGAATTATCCAAAACTCCTAAATTTTATTTTTTTGATTGTGGTTTAAGAAACGCCTTGCTAAATAATTTTGAACTTTTGAATACCCGCCAGGACACCGGCCAGTTATTTGAAAATTTCGTTTTTAATTTTTTGGGAGATCTTTTTGGTTATGAAAATATCCAGTTTTGGCGCACTAAAGACAAAAATGAAATAGACTTCATAGTTGAACAGAAAAGGGCTGTTGAAGCCAAATACAGCGACAGTTCTATCAAATTAGGCCGTTATCGTTATTTTTTAGAAAAATATAATCTGCCTTTACACTTTCTAATTTTTAAGAGAAGTAGTACCTCTCGTCTAGATAAAGACCCACGTCTAAAATTCATATTTTTTACTTGA
- a CDS encoding AbrB/MazE/SpoVT family DNA-binding domain-containing protein produces the protein MRVKVAERGQVTIPKVLRERLGIRPGTILEFREKNGYLIATKIEPLDPVDRAYGKFGRGRRTDEIMKQLREYTDDNSC, from the coding sequence ATGAGGGTAAAAGTAGCTGAGCGAGGGCAAGTTACTATTCCCAAAGTATTGCGCGAACGTTTGGGGATTCGTCCTGGAACGATTTTAGAATTTAGGGAAAAAAATGGTTACTTGATAGCCACAAAAATAGAGCCTTTGGATCCTGTAGATCGAGCTTATGGAAAATTTGGTCGTGGTAGACGCACAGATGAAATAATGAAACAACTTCGGGAATATACAGATGATAACAGCTGTTGA
- a CDS encoding four helix bundle protein, with protein sequence MDHKDLEVWKESIKFVKRIYEITEKFPKNELYGLTSQLRKAAISVPSNIAEGCARNSDNELVQFLYISLGSLAELETQLIIAKELSYIDVINSEIEKLIFIRRMLIGLIKYLKEKKKD encoded by the coding sequence ATGGATCATAAAGATTTGGAGGTATGGAAAGAAAGTATCAAGTTTGTAAAACGTATATATGAAATAACAGAGAAATTTCCTAAAAATGAGTTGTATGGTTTAACTAGTCAGTTGCGAAAAGCGGCAATATCTGTGCCGTCAAATATTGCAGAAGGTTGTGCTAGAAATTCTGATAATGAGTTGGTGCAATTTTTATATATCTCTTTGGGTTCATTGGCGGAGCTTGAAACACAATTAATTATTGCAAAAGAGTTGTCATATATTGATGTAATAAATTCTGAGATAGAAAAGTTAATCTTTATAAGAAGGATGCTAATAGGTTTAATAAAGTATTTGAAAGAGAAAAAGAAAGATTGA
- a CDS encoding DUF1972 domain-containing protein, with protein sequence MKIAILGTRGIPNNYGGFEQNAENLSVYWVKKGHEVVVYNPDEHPYKGKEWNGVKIKHVFSKESKFGIGGIFVYDFLCLKDAVKQNFDIILNLGYVPSALFFYLKKKTRAKFVTNMDGLECKRSKWNSILKKFIKFCEKRAVYLSDYLIADNPGIKDYYVKNYKLKNITFIPYGARLFDNPNMDFLREFDLEPYSYYMLVSRLEPENNIEMILDGYILSKNKEPFIVVGGLRNKYAKYLLRKYKNIESIRFVGGIYNYEKLSSLRWYSKLYFHGHSVGGTNPSLLEAMASNSYIVAHDNPFNRYVLGEEAFYFKTPEDIAKIIKKYTDEFRDVFIQKNRRKIKEIYNWNRVSAEYLKVFKSLCEEG encoded by the coding sequence GTGAAAATAGCAATCCTTGGAACAAGAGGAATACCTAATAATTATGGTGGTTTTGAACAAAATGCAGAAAACTTATCTGTTTATTGGGTAAAGAAGGGGCATGAGGTAGTTGTATACAACCCCGACGAACACCCTTATAAAGGGAAAGAATGGAATGGGGTTAAGATAAAACATGTTTTCTCTAAAGAAAGTAAATTTGGAATAGGAGGAATATTCGTTTATGATTTCTTATGTTTAAAAGATGCAGTAAAACAAAATTTTGACATTATTCTCAATTTGGGGTATGTTCCCAGTGCCTTGTTTTTTTATTTAAAGAAAAAAACAAGAGCTAAGTTTGTTACTAATATGGATGGCTTAGAATGCAAAAGGAGCAAGTGGAATTCAATTTTAAAGAAGTTTATAAAATTTTGTGAAAAGAGAGCTGTTTATTTGAGCGATTACCTTATAGCAGATAATCCAGGAATTAAAGATTACTATGTTAAAAACTATAAGTTGAAGAATATTACATTTATTCCGTATGGAGCAAGATTATTTGATAATCCTAATATGGATTTTTTAAGAGAATTTGATCTTGAGCCTTACTCCTACTATATGCTAGTATCTCGTTTAGAACCTGAAAATAATATAGAAATGATATTAGATGGGTATATTTTATCGAAGAATAAGGAGCCTTTCATTGTCGTTGGTGGTTTGAGAAACAAATATGCAAAATATTTGCTAAGAAAATATAAAAATATAGAAAGTATAAGATTTGTTGGAGGAATATACAATTATGAGAAATTAAGCTCTTTACGTTGGTATTCTAAACTTTATTTTCATGGTCATTCTGTTGGTGGAACTAATCCATCTTTACTTGAGGCTATGGCTTCTAACTCTTATATTGTTGCTCACGACAATCCCTTTAATCGTTATGTTCTTGGAGAGGAGGCTTTTTACTTTAAAACTCCAGAAGATATTGCCAAAATAATAAAGAAATATACTGATGAATTTCGAGATGTATTTATTCAGAAGAATCGCCGAAAAATAAAAGAAATTTACAATTGGAATAGAGTTTCTGCAGAGTATTTGAAAGTTTTTAAATCCTTATGTGAGGAGGGTTAA